A stretch of the Enterobacter mori genome encodes the following:
- a CDS encoding sensor domain-containing diguanylate cyclase, with translation MALHSKKLSFTRPIMVSFAGILCSFALIAVLVTLSQRKEFLEDYHKINGNFTHNLAVNYTESILRENDYILGRAAMYFSRNDRLNQTVNADPTQGLQMLMHLQNLMPTVSSISLTDTQGHYLRAPEVLPTEKSKTFDARTRPWFIGQAEASIFSHYTSPYMDYFTDHPTVTLYKPVISPEGRLKGTLAFHLDLTSMGYTLRQMVAPVQGEFFVVERDGTVVLHPDTGALFKPYVSEALMDKMTSGEGHLFDPKSKSWYYYYSFTNPDWFVIYRVSDATLTAITRHETVVVSWGFALAAIIIILFGLYLRHASRTVLMNIINAIKTGDVSQAPRLEAMLSHTIQSNKEREQAYVRQATHDALTGCKNRRAFDNDVDELLNAHQPFALALIDIDNFKSINDTWGHLSGDIVLRNVAREGIQIMQPHHISVYRYGGEEFAVIFHTEPIATAHALLEAWRTTVERRVWREENLHVTFSAGLGEWHFEPLEHFVGSVDGALYMAKQQGKNRIVHTSDSV, from the coding sequence ATGGCACTTCACAGTAAAAAGCTCTCATTCACCCGGCCGATTATGGTCAGCTTTGCGGGGATCCTCTGCAGCTTCGCGCTGATCGCCGTGTTGGTTACGCTTTCTCAGAGAAAGGAATTTCTGGAGGATTATCATAAAATTAATGGCAATTTCACCCATAACCTGGCGGTGAACTATACCGAATCCATCCTGCGTGAAAACGACTATATTCTGGGGCGTGCAGCGATGTATTTTTCGCGCAACGATCGGTTGAATCAGACAGTCAACGCCGATCCGACACAAGGGCTGCAGATGTTAATGCATTTGCAAAACCTGATGCCGACCGTGTCGTCCATCTCTTTGACAGACACGCAGGGGCATTATCTGCGCGCGCCGGAAGTGCTTCCAACGGAAAAGAGCAAGACATTCGACGCGCGAACCCGCCCGTGGTTTATAGGCCAGGCAGAGGCCAGTATCTTTAGCCACTATACCAGCCCCTATATGGACTATTTCACCGACCATCCAACCGTCACCCTCTACAAACCGGTGATTTCCCCCGAAGGCAGGCTGAAGGGAACGCTCGCTTTTCATCTCGATTTGACCTCTATGGGATACACCCTCCGTCAAATGGTGGCACCCGTACAGGGTGAATTTTTCGTCGTCGAACGCGATGGTACCGTGGTACTTCACCCGGACACGGGCGCGCTCTTTAAACCGTACGTCAGCGAAGCGCTGATGGACAAAATGACCAGCGGCGAAGGCCATTTATTCGACCCAAAAAGCAAATCCTGGTATTACTACTACTCCTTCACCAACCCGGATTGGTTTGTTATTTATCGGGTATCCGACGCCACGCTTACCGCCATTACCCGGCACGAAACCGTTGTTGTCAGTTGGGGATTTGCACTAGCGGCCATTATCATCATTCTGTTTGGTTTGTACCTGCGCCATGCTTCCCGTACCGTGCTGATGAATATTATCAACGCCATCAAAACCGGGGATGTCAGCCAGGCCCCGCGCCTTGAGGCGATGCTCAGCCATACCATTCAGTCAAACAAAGAGCGTGAACAGGCCTATGTGCGTCAGGCAACCCATGATGCATTAACGGGCTGTAAAAACCGCCGTGCTTTCGACAACGATGTGGATGAACTGCTGAACGCCCATCAACCTTTCGCGCTGGCCCTGATCGATATCGATAACTTCAAATCCATTAATGACACCTGGGGACACCTGAGCGGCGATATCGTTTTGCGTAACGTTGCCCGCGAGGGGATCCAGATCATGCAGCCCCATCACATCTCTGTTTACCGCTACGGCGGCGAAGAGTTCGCGGTGATCTTCCATACGGAGCCGATCGCTACCGCTCACGCGCTGCTGGAAGCCTGGCGCACCACCGTGGAACGGCGCGTCTGGCGTGAGGAAAACCTGCACGTGACGTTCAGTGCGGGCCTGGGGGAATGGCACTTCGAGCCGCTGGAACACTTTGTAGGCAGCGTCGATGGCGCGCTTTACATGGCAAAACAGCAGGGAAAAAATCGTATCGTTCATACGTCTGACAGTGTGTGA
- a CDS encoding PTS lactose/cellobiose transporter subunit IIA, with protein sequence MEDLETTIMELLVNAGAARSAALTALQMARKGDFDEAEKAMEESREYVKHAHTIQTQLIGLDEGTGKLPVNLITVHSQDHLMNAMVIQDLAGDMIELYRRIPLIN encoded by the coding sequence ATGGAAGACTTAGAAACCACAATTATGGAACTGCTGGTGAACGCGGGCGCGGCGCGAAGTGCTGCTCTGACCGCACTGCAGATGGCACGTAAAGGTGACTTTGATGAAGCCGAGAAGGCGATGGAAGAGTCACGCGAATATGTAAAACACGCGCATACGATCCAGACGCAGCTGATTGGTCTTGATGAGGGCACCGGTAAACTCCCGGTTAACCTGATCACCGTCCACTCGCAGGATCACCTGATGAACGCGATGGTCATTCAGGATCTGGCGGGCGATATGATTGAGCTTTATCGACGCATCCCGTTGATAAACTAA
- the thiS gene encoding sulfur carrier protein ThiS, with product MRILFNDEPMKCDDGLTVAVLLERLRQLKPGTALALNQQILPREQWEHQQVNEGDQILLFQVIAGG from the coding sequence ATGCGCATTCTGTTTAACGATGAGCCAATGAAGTGCGATGACGGACTTACCGTTGCCGTGCTGCTCGAAAGGCTGCGCCAGCTCAAGCCGGGAACAGCACTGGCGCTCAATCAACAGATCCTGCCGCGCGAGCAGTGGGAACATCAGCAGGTCAATGAAGGCGACCAGATCCTGCTGTTTCAGGTCATCGCAGGGGGCTGA
- the thiH gene encoding 2-iminoacetate synthase ThiH: MTTFTDRWRQIHWDDIALRINSKTAADVERALNARHPTREDMMALLSPAASGYIEPMAQRAQRLTRQRFGNTVSFYVPLYLSNLCANDCTYCGFSMSNRIKRKTLDEGEIARECAAIREMGFEHLLLVTGEHQGKVGMDYFRQHFPAIRREFASLQMEVQPLSQDEYAELKTLGLDGVMVYQETYHEATYARHHLKGKKQDFFFRLETPDRLGRAGIDKIGLGALTGLSDNWRVDNYMVAEHLLWLQQHYWQSRYSISFPRLRPCTGGVEPASVMDERQLVQTICAFRLLAPDVELSLSTRESPAFRDRVIPLAINNVSAFSKTQPGGYADDRSELEQFAPHDARRPEAVAEALMVQGLQPVWKDWDSWLGRASQLR; this comes from the coding sequence ATGACCACGTTTACCGATCGCTGGCGGCAAATCCACTGGGACGATATTGCCCTGCGCATCAACAGCAAAACGGCGGCGGATGTCGAGCGTGCGTTAAACGCGCGTCATCCGACCCGCGAAGACATGATGGCCCTGCTTTCACCGGCGGCCAGCGGCTACATCGAGCCAATGGCGCAGCGCGCGCAGCGGCTCACCCGCCAGCGATTTGGCAACACGGTGAGCTTCTACGTGCCGCTCTATCTCTCAAATCTGTGCGCCAACGACTGCACCTACTGCGGCTTCTCCATGAGCAACCGCATCAAGCGTAAAACCCTCGATGAAGGTGAGATTGCGCGCGAGTGTGCGGCCATTCGTGAAATGGGCTTTGAGCATCTTCTGCTGGTCACGGGTGAACATCAGGGGAAGGTGGGAATGGACTATTTCCGTCAGCATTTTCCGGCTATTCGCCGTGAGTTTGCGTCGTTGCAGATGGAAGTGCAGCCCCTGTCGCAGGACGAGTACGCAGAACTGAAAACGCTTGGGCTGGACGGGGTCATGGTCTACCAGGAAACTTACCACGAGGCAACGTACGCCCGGCATCACCTGAAGGGGAAAAAGCAGGACTTTTTCTTCCGGCTGGAAACGCCGGACAGGCTGGGACGCGCCGGGATCGACAAAATCGGCCTCGGCGCACTGACAGGGCTTTCAGACAACTGGCGAGTGGATAACTATATGGTGGCGGAACATCTGCTGTGGCTCCAGCAGCATTACTGGCAGAGTCGCTACTCCATCTCTTTCCCCAGATTGCGTCCGTGTACAGGCGGCGTTGAACCGGCCTCGGTGATGGATGAGCGCCAGCTGGTACAAACCATCTGCGCGTTTCGCCTGCTCGCCCCGGACGTTGAATTATCGCTCTCAACGCGTGAATCCCCGGCGTTTCGCGATCGCGTTATCCCGCTTGCGATTAACAACGTCAGCGCGTTTTCCAAAACGCAGCCGGGTGGTTACGCCGACGATCGTTCGGAGCTGGAGCAGTTTGCGCCACACGATGCACGACGTCCGGAAGCCGTCGCTGAAGCGCTGATGGTCCAGGGGCTTCAGCCTGTCTGGAAAGACTGGGACAGCTGGCTGGGACGCGCCTCGCAATTACGTTGA
- the thiG gene encoding thiazole synthase — MLRIADKVFDSHLFTGTGKFGSPQLMVDAIRESGSQLVTLAMKRVDLRQHNDAILVPLLEAGVTLLPNTSGAKTAEEAIFAAQLAREALGTRWLKLEIHPDARWLLPDPIETLKAAEKLVQQGFIVLPYCGADPVLCKRLEEVGCAAVMPLGAPIGSNQGLETRAMLEIIIEQATVPVVVDAGIGVPSHAAQALEMGASAVLVNTAIAVADDPVTMARAFRLAVESGLLARQSGPGSRSFQAQATSPLTGFLEAL; from the coding sequence ATGTTACGTATTGCCGATAAAGTTTTTGATTCGCATCTGTTTACAGGAACCGGAAAATTCGGCTCGCCACAGCTGATGGTGGATGCCATCCGTGAAAGCGGCAGCCAGCTGGTGACGCTGGCGATGAAGCGCGTGGACCTTCGCCAGCATAACGATGCCATTCTTGTGCCTTTGCTGGAGGCAGGCGTTACGCTTTTACCGAATACCTCCGGCGCGAAAACGGCCGAGGAGGCGATTTTCGCCGCACAGCTGGCGCGTGAAGCGCTCGGCACCCGCTGGCTGAAGCTGGAAATTCACCCGGACGCGCGCTGGCTGCTGCCCGACCCGATTGAAACGCTGAAAGCAGCAGAAAAGCTGGTGCAACAGGGATTTATCGTCCTGCCTTACTGCGGCGCCGATCCTGTCCTGTGTAAACGGCTGGAAGAGGTCGGCTGTGCCGCCGTCATGCCGCTGGGCGCTCCCATTGGTTCTAATCAGGGGCTGGAGACGCGCGCGATGCTGGAGATCATCATTGAACAGGCCACCGTACCGGTGGTCGTGGACGCGGGCATCGGCGTGCCCAGCCACGCCGCGCAGGCGCTGGAGATGGGTGCCAGCGCGGTTCTGGTGAATACGGCAATTGCGGTGGCTGACGATCCCGTCACGATGGCGCGCGCGTTCCGCCTGGCGGTGGAGTCAGGTTTACTGGCACGGCAGTCTGGCCCCGGCTCCCGCAGTTTTCAGGCGCAGGCCACCAGCCCGCTGACCGGTTTCCTGGAGGCGCTCTGA
- the thiE gene encoding thiamine phosphate synthase, which translates to MYQPDFPPVPFRLGLYPVVDSVEWIERLLKAGVRTLQLRIKDKRDEEVEADVVTAIVLGRRYNARLFINDYWRLAVKHQAYGVHLGQEDLETTDLSAIRQAGLRLGVSTHDDMEIDVALAARPSYIALGHVFPTQTKQMPSAPQGLTQLASHVKRLADYPTVAIGGISLERAPSVLDTGVGSIAVVSAITQAADWQTATAQLLQLAGAGDE; encoded by the coding sequence ATGTACCAGCCCGATTTTCCCCCGGTGCCCTTCCGCTTAGGGCTTTATCCGGTAGTGGACAGCGTGGAGTGGATAGAGCGTCTGCTGAAGGCTGGCGTTCGCACCCTCCAGCTGCGCATCAAAGATAAACGCGACGAAGAGGTGGAGGCCGATGTGGTCACCGCTATCGTGCTGGGGCGTCGATATAACGCACGCCTGTTTATCAACGACTACTGGCGGCTGGCCGTTAAGCACCAGGCGTATGGCGTGCATCTGGGTCAGGAGGACCTGGAAACAACGGATCTGAGCGCTATCCGCCAGGCTGGCTTGCGTCTTGGCGTTTCAACACACGATGACATGGAGATCGACGTGGCGCTGGCGGCCCGTCCCTCTTACATCGCGCTGGGTCACGTCTTCCCGACGCAAACCAAGCAGATGCCATCCGCACCGCAGGGGCTGACGCAGTTGGCGAGTCACGTTAAACGTCTGGCGGATTACCCCACCGTCGCCATCGGCGGTATCAGCCTCGAACGTGCCCCGTCGGTGCTGGATACCGGCGTCGGCAGTATTGCCGTCGTCAGCGCCATCACCCAGGCCGCAGACTGGCAGACCGCGACCGCACAGCTGTTACAGCTGGCAGGAGCAGGCGATGAATGA
- the rpoC gene encoding DNA-directed RNA polymerase subunit beta' has protein sequence MKDLLKFLKAQTKTEEFDAIKIALASPDMIRSWSFGEVKKPETINYRTFKPERDGLFCARIFGPVKDYECLCGKYKRLKHRGVICEKCGVEVTQTKVRRERMGHIELASPTAHIWFLKSLPSRIGLLLDMPLRDIERVLYFESYVVIEGGMTNLERNQILTEEQYLDALEEFGDEFDAKMGAEAIQALLKSMDLEQECEQLREELNETNSETKRKKLTKRIKLLEAFVQSGNKPEWMILTVLPVLPPDLRPLVPLDGGRFATSDLNDLYRRVINRNNRLKRLLDLAAPDIIVRNEKRMLQEAVDALLDNGRRGRAITGSNKRPLKSLADMIKGKQGRFRQNLLGKRVDYSGRSVITVGPYLRLHQCGLPKKMALELFKPFIYGKLELRGLATTIKAAKKMVEREEAVVWDILDEVIREHPVLLNRAPTLHRLGIQAFEPVLIEGKAIQLHPLVCAAYNADFDGDQMAVHVPLTLEAQLEARALMMSTNNILSPANGEPIIVPSQDVVLGLYYMTRDCVNAKGEGMVLTGPKEAERIYRAGLASLHARVKVRITEYEKDENGEFVAKTSLKDTTVGRAILWMIVPKGLPFSIVNQALGKKAISKMLNTCYRILGLKPTVIFADQTMYTGFAYAARSGASVGIDDMVIPEKKHEIISEAEAEVAEIQEQFQSGLVTAGERYNKVIDIWAAANDRVSKAMMDNLQTETVINRDGVEEQQVSFNSIYMMADSGARGSAAQIRQLAGMRGLMAKPDGSIIETPITANFREGLNVLQYFISTHGARKGLADTALKTANSGYLTRRLVDVAQDLVVTEDDCGTLEGITMTPVIEGGDVKEPLRDRVLGRVTAEDILKPGTADILVPRNTLLHEHWCDLLEANSVDSVKVRSVVSCDTDFGVCAHCYGRDLARGHIINKGEAIGVIAAQSIGEPGTQLTMRTFHIGGAASRAAAESSIQVKNKGSIKLSNAKSVVNSAGKLVVTSRNTELKLIDEFGRTKESYKVPYGAVMAKGDGEQVAGGETVANWDPHTMPVITEVSGFIRFTDMIDGQTITRQTDELTGLSSLVVLDSAERTAGGKDLRPALKIVDGQGNDVLIPGTDMPAQYFLPGKAIVQLEDGIQIGAGDALARIPQESSGTKDITGGLPRVADLFEARRPKEPAILAEISGIISFGKETKGKRRLVITPVDGSEPYEEMIPKWRQLNVFEGERVERGDVVSDGPEAPHDILRLRGVHAVTRYITNEVQDVYRLQGVKINDKHIEVIVRQMLRKATIENAGSSEFLEGEQVEYSRVKIANRDLEANGKIGATFARDLLGITKASLATESFISAASFQETTRVLTEAAVAGKRDELRGLKENVIVGRLIPAGTGYAYHQDRMRRRAAGELPAAPQVTAEDASASLAELLNAGLGGSDNE, from the coding sequence GTGAAAGATTTATTAAAGTTTCTGAAAGCGCAGACTAAAACCGAAGAGTTTGATGCGATCAAAATTGCTCTGGCTTCGCCAGACATGATCCGTTCATGGTCTTTCGGTGAAGTTAAAAAGCCGGAAACCATCAACTACCGTACGTTCAAACCTGAGCGTGACGGCCTTTTCTGTGCGCGTATTTTCGGGCCAGTAAAAGATTACGAGTGCCTGTGCGGTAAGTACAAGCGCCTGAAACACCGTGGTGTGATCTGTGAGAAGTGCGGCGTTGAAGTGACCCAGACTAAAGTACGCCGTGAGCGTATGGGCCACATCGAGCTGGCGTCTCCGACTGCCCACATCTGGTTCCTGAAATCTCTGCCGTCCCGTATCGGCCTGCTGCTGGATATGCCGCTGCGCGATATCGAACGTGTTCTGTACTTCGAATCTTATGTTGTGATCGAAGGCGGTATGACGAACCTGGAGCGTAACCAGATTCTGACCGAAGAACAGTATCTGGACGCGCTGGAAGAGTTCGGTGACGAATTCGACGCGAAGATGGGTGCGGAAGCTATCCAGGCCCTGCTGAAGAGCATGGATCTGGAGCAAGAGTGCGAGCAGCTGCGTGAAGAGCTGAACGAAACTAACTCCGAAACCAAGCGTAAAAAGCTGACCAAGCGTATCAAACTGCTGGAAGCGTTCGTTCAGTCTGGCAACAAGCCAGAGTGGATGATCCTGACCGTTCTGCCGGTTCTGCCGCCAGATCTGCGTCCACTGGTACCGCTGGATGGTGGTCGTTTCGCAACGTCCGATCTGAACGATCTGTATCGTCGCGTTATCAACCGTAACAACCGTCTGAAGCGTCTGCTGGATCTGGCTGCGCCGGACATCATCGTACGCAACGAAAAACGTATGCTGCAGGAAGCGGTAGATGCCCTGCTGGATAACGGTCGTCGCGGTCGTGCGATCACCGGTTCTAACAAACGTCCTCTGAAATCTTTGGCCGACATGATCAAAGGTAAGCAGGGTCGTTTCCGTCAGAACCTGCTCGGTAAGCGTGTTGACTACTCCGGTCGTTCTGTAATCACCGTAGGTCCATACCTGCGTCTGCATCAGTGCGGTCTGCCGAAGAAAATGGCACTGGAGCTGTTCAAACCGTTCATCTACGGCAAGCTGGAACTGCGTGGCCTCGCCACCACCATCAAAGCCGCTAAGAAAATGGTTGAGCGTGAAGAAGCTGTCGTTTGGGATATCCTGGACGAAGTTATCCGCGAACACCCGGTACTGCTGAACCGTGCACCAACCCTGCACCGTTTGGGTATCCAGGCATTTGAGCCAGTCCTGATCGAAGGTAAAGCTATCCAGCTGCACCCGCTGGTTTGTGCGGCTTATAACGCCGACTTCGATGGTGACCAGATGGCTGTTCACGTACCGCTGACGCTGGAAGCCCAGCTCGAAGCGCGTGCGCTGATGATGTCTACCAACAACATCCTGTCTCCAGCGAACGGTGAACCAATTATCGTTCCTTCTCAGGACGTTGTATTGGGTCTGTACTACATGACCCGTGACTGTGTTAACGCCAAAGGCGAAGGCATGGTGCTGACTGGCCCGAAAGAAGCTGAGCGTATTTATCGCGCTGGCCTGGCCTCTCTGCATGCGCGCGTTAAAGTGCGTATCACCGAATACGAAAAAGATGAAAACGGCGAGTTCGTTGCGAAAACCAGCCTGAAAGACACGACCGTTGGCCGTGCGATTCTGTGGATGATCGTACCGAAAGGTCTGCCTTTCTCCATCGTCAACCAGGCGCTGGGCAAGAAAGCGATCTCCAAAATGCTGAACACCTGTTACCGCATTCTGGGTCTGAAGCCGACCGTAATCTTCGCTGACCAGACAATGTACACCGGCTTTGCTTATGCAGCGCGTTCAGGTGCATCTGTTGGTATCGATGACATGGTCATCCCAGAGAAGAAACACGAGATCATCTCTGAAGCGGAAGCCGAAGTTGCTGAGATCCAGGAGCAGTTCCAGTCTGGTCTGGTAACCGCAGGCGAACGCTATAACAAAGTTATCGATATCTGGGCAGCGGCGAACGATCGTGTATCCAAAGCGATGATGGATAACCTGCAGACCGAAACCGTGATTAACCGTGACGGCGTCGAAGAGCAGCAGGTTTCCTTCAACAGCATCTACATGATGGCCGACTCCGGTGCGCGTGGTTCTGCAGCACAGATTCGTCAGCTGGCAGGTATGCGTGGTCTGATGGCGAAGCCAGATGGCTCCATCATCGAAACGCCAATCACCGCGAACTTCCGTGAAGGTCTGAACGTACTCCAGTACTTCATCTCCACACACGGTGCTCGTAAAGGTCTGGCGGATACCGCACTGAAAACCGCGAACTCCGGTTATCTGACGCGTCGTCTGGTTGACGTTGCGCAGGATCTGGTTGTGACCGAAGACGATTGTGGCACCCTCGAAGGTATCACCATGACCCCGGTTATCGAGGGTGGTGATGTTAAAGAGCCACTGCGCGATCGCGTGCTGGGTCGTGTGACCGCGGAAGACATTCTGAAGCCGGGTACGGCAGACATTCTGGTTCCACGCAACACGCTGCTGCACGAGCACTGGTGTGACCTGCTGGAAGCGAACTCTGTTGACTCCGTGAAAGTACGTTCCGTTGTATCTTGTGACACCGACTTTGGTGTATGTGCGCACTGCTACGGTCGTGACCTGGCGCGTGGCCACATCATCAACAAAGGCGAAGCAATCGGCGTTATCGCGGCACAGTCCATCGGTGAGCCGGGTACACAGCTGACGATGCGTACGTTCCACATCGGTGGTGCGGCATCTCGTGCGGCTGCTGAATCCAGCATCCAGGTGAAAAACAAAGGTAGCATCAAGCTCAGCAACGCGAAGTCTGTTGTTAACTCCGCAGGCAAGCTGGTTGTGACCTCTCGTAACACCGAGCTGAAGCTGATCGACGAATTCGGTCGTACCAAAGAGAGCTATAAAGTGCCTTACGGTGCGGTTATGGCGAAAGGTGATGGCGAGCAGGTTGCCGGCGGTGAAACCGTTGCAAACTGGGATCCACACACCATGCCGGTTATCACCGAAGTAAGTGGTTTCATCCGCTTCACTGACATGATCGACGGCCAGACCATTACTCGTCAGACCGACGAGCTGACCGGTCTGTCTTCTCTGGTGGTTCTGGATTCTGCTGAACGTACTGCCGGTGGTAAAGATCTGCGTCCTGCACTGAAAATCGTTGATGGTCAGGGTAACGACGTTCTGATCCCGGGTACCGACATGCCTGCGCAGTACTTCCTGCCGGGTAAAGCGATCGTACAGCTGGAAGATGGTATTCAGATCGGTGCGGGTGATGCTCTGGCGCGTATTCCTCAGGAATCCAGCGGTACCAAGGACATCACCGGTGGTCTGCCACGCGTTGCGGATCTGTTTGAAGCACGTCGTCCGAAAGAGCCTGCAATCCTGGCTGAAATCAGCGGTATCATCTCCTTCGGTAAAGAGACCAAAGGCAAACGCCGTCTGGTTATCACCCCGGTAGATGGCAGCGAGCCGTACGAAGAGATGATTCCTAAGTGGCGTCAGCTCAACGTGTTCGAAGGTGAACGTGTAGAACGTGGTGACGTGGTTTCCGATGGTCCAGAAGCACCGCACGACATTCTGCGTCTTCGTGGCGTACACGCGGTAACGCGTTACATCACCAACGAAGTACAGGACGTTTACCGTCTGCAGGGCGTTAAGATTAACGATAAGCACATTGAAGTTATCGTTCGTCAGATGCTGCGTAAAGCAACCATCGAAAACGCAGGCAGCTCCGAGTTCCTGGAAGGCGAACAGGTTGAATACTCTCGCGTTAAGATTGCTAACCGCGATCTGGAAGCGAACGGCAAAATCGGTGCGACCTTCGCGCGCGATCTGCTGGGTATCACCAAAGCGTCTCTGGCAACCGAGTCCTTCATCTCTGCAGCATCGTTCCAGGAGACCACGCGTGTCCTGACCGAAGCGGCTGTTGCGGGTAAACGTGATGAACTGCGCGGTCTGAAAGAGAACGTTATCGTGGGTCGTTTGATCCCAGCGGGTACCGGTTATGCGTACCACCAGGATCGTATGCGTCGTCGTGCTGCGGGCGAACTGCCAGCTGCACCGCAGGTCACTGCAGAAGATGCATCCGCGAGCCTGGCAGAACTGCTGAACGCAGGTCTGGGCGGTTCCGACAACGAGTAA
- a CDS encoding HesA/MoeB/ThiF family protein, which produces MNDRDFMRYSRQILLEDIAIDGQQKLLASRVLIVGLGGLGAPAALYLAGAGIGTLVLADDDDVHLSNLQRQILFTTEDIDQPKAQITRQRLNQLNPDIELIALQERLSGERLQREVALADVVLDCTDNMATRQAINASCVSHNTPLITASAVGFGGQMMVLTPPWAQGCYRCLWPDDAEPERNCRTAGILGPVVGVMGTLQALEAIKLLNGMETERNTLRLFDARSSGWRHLALHRASRCPVCGGRDAHSV; this is translated from the coding sequence ATGAATGATCGTGATTTTATGCGCTACAGTCGTCAGATCCTGCTGGAAGATATTGCCATCGACGGACAGCAAAAACTGCTCGCCAGCCGGGTGCTGATTGTCGGTCTGGGCGGACTAGGCGCACCCGCCGCGCTTTACCTGGCAGGTGCAGGTATCGGTACGCTGGTGCTGGCCGACGACGACGATGTCCACCTCAGCAATTTGCAGCGGCAAATTCTCTTTACCACCGAAGATATCGACCAGCCGAAAGCACAGATCACCCGGCAGCGGCTGAACCAGCTTAATCCGGATATCGAGCTGATTGCCCTGCAGGAGCGGCTCAGTGGTGAACGCCTGCAGCGTGAAGTTGCCCTTGCCGATGTGGTGTTGGACTGCACGGACAATATGGCGACGCGTCAGGCTATCAATGCGTCTTGCGTCTCACATAACACGCCGCTTATCACCGCTAGCGCGGTCGGTTTCGGGGGACAAATGATGGTCCTGACGCCTCCGTGGGCGCAGGGGTGCTATCGCTGCCTGTGGCCGGACGATGCCGAGCCTGAACGCAACTGCCGCACCGCAGGCATTCTTGGCCCTGTGGTAGGCGTGATGGGCACGCTGCAGGCACTGGAGGCCATCAAGCTGCTCAACGGCATGGAGACGGAACGCAATACGCTGCGGCTGTTTGATGCCCGCTCCAGCGGCTGGCGCCATCTGGCGTTACATCGCGCCAGCCGCTGCCCGGTATGCGGAGGCCGCGATGCGCATTCTGTTTAA
- a CDS encoding PTS sugar transporter subunit IIB gives MKNIVLCCAAGMSTSMLVQRMKDAAQKKGVEVTIKAVPVAEFKDNIATADIVLLGPQVKYEQAKLQAQADPLGKKVAVIDMMDYGMMKGDAVLEKALKLLES, from the coding sequence ATGAAGAACATCGTTTTATGCTGTGCAGCGGGAATGTCAACCAGCATGCTGGTTCAACGTATGAAAGATGCCGCGCAGAAAAAAGGGGTTGAAGTCACCATTAAAGCCGTTCCGGTCGCGGAGTTTAAAGACAATATCGCGACGGCCGACATCGTATTGCTGGGGCCACAGGTAAAATACGAGCAGGCGAAACTTCAGGCGCAGGCCGACCCGCTGGGCAAAAAAGTCGCGGTGATCGACATGATGGATTACGGCATGATGAAGGGTGATGCCGTACTGGAAAAAGCGCTCAAGCTGCTGGAGTCATAA